One window from the genome of Montipora foliosa isolate CH-2021 chromosome 5, ASM3666993v2, whole genome shotgun sequence encodes:
- the LOC138004554 gene encoding uncharacterized protein → MSEVYPARDPLIVLCDPPENCFNYVKEQRQGGSEVVFWLGIRKKVLRRWCQLKKETPGLKYVDMVNGNIPGNAFKIDPESKRVEKRLTYHCSQASSAKANLNRSGSLSKRFEDEEKVIKVSILKSDVISVEKWEASLSMMERRLKEAKEEIGQWREKYQNLEKEKEELYNEMLAEVTTKYVNEHNIVEKMEKENEKLLKEIENLEKQSLGEPPRGARIPELKTRQSQNRKLKQLKTRAQKALHFVQLFGLELECLKMKDPGSSNTFTVDFNSHNMSAQARSDQNITQYDKLSNDDKVTVESILYLMDKFGVGDEFVHELSMSVADFPIKSYLIKQRRAELNRQVKITTTPGLAPGAQYSFKLLLKERIKDMINDGTLKKGEKAKVKVSGDGARMSRLTNFILVSFTILQQGDTILSSKGNHTIAVVNGPESRQTLEECFSEVFREINEVISDGCIIVEQEKVDVEFFLGGDYKFLLLLMGLSAANSTYACLWCKVHKKNRGDMSKPDSFYNTPPMRRTTDELREFANKKTGENYCCCHEPLLNIPLDHIIPDELHLMLRVTDILLENLIEDAMQWDDKESSLSGGKKNLAEKSRHVKNLVKSINSCGVTFHLWEKKNADGKGSGTWDWTSLMGDDRKKLLRELPLKLVIPTDCIQPETCEKVAQLWKDFADLYFNFISSWQPYTTDEYRRKVTVWITKFTDLGNIRIGYRKEKVTCYMHAAAYHIPQMVEKHQNIKQFSGQGVEKNNDDARRIIQRKSNHCDDPAEILRTEYRLGALQHRERQHRKYTKRASEYWEERIKTKRGKKRGISYQKETPAIQESVATCSYKSPGTITQTKKAKKATGKRKQKNSLNKKKK, encoded by the exons atGTCAGAGGTTTACCCAGCACGCGACCCGCTGATCGTTCTATGCGATCCTCCGGAAAATTGCTTTAATTACGTCAAAGAACAACGGCAAGGAGGGTCTGAGGTTGTTTTCTGGTTGGGGATAAGGAAAAAGGTTTTAAGGAGGTGGTgccaattaaaaaaagaaactccCGGTCTTAAGTATGTTGACATGGTAAATGGGAACATCCCCGGAAATGCATTTAAAATCGACCCTGAAAGCAAGAGAGTCGAAAAACGTTTGACTTATCACTGCTCTCAAGCATCCAGTGCAAAAGCAAATTTGAACAGGAGTGGATCCCTTTCCAAAAGGTTTGAGGATGAAGAAAAAGTTATCAAGGTCTCAATTCTTAAGAGTGATGTCATTTCGGTGGAAAAGTGGGAAGCAAGTCTTAGCATGATGGAAAGAAGACTAAAAGAGGCAAAAGAAGAAATTGGTCAGTGGAGAGAAAAATACCAAAAccttgaaaaggaaaaagaagaactATACAATGAAATGCTTGCAGAGGTCACAACTAAATATGTAAATGAACATAACATTgtagaaaaaatggaaaaagaaaacgaaaagttGCTGAAAGAGAttgaaaaccttgaaaaacaatcACTAGGGGAACCTCCCCGCGGAGCTAGAATTCCAGAGTTGAAAACCCGCCAATCCcaaaacaggaaattaaaacaattgaaaacaagAGCCCAAAAAGCATTACATTTTGTACAGCTATTTGGTTTGGAGCTGGAATGCTTAAAAATGAAGGACCCAGGCAGTAGCAATACTTTCACGGTGGATTTTAACAGCCATAACATGAGTGCCCAAGCAAGAAGTGATCAAAACATAACCCAATATGACAAGTTAAGCAATGACGACAAAGTAACAGTTGAAAGCATTCTTTATTTAATGGACAAATTCGGTGTTGGTGACGAATTTGTTCATGAATTGTCAATGTCTGTGGCAGATTTCCCCATTAAATCCTATCTTATTAAGCAACGAAGAGCCGAGTTGAACAGGCAGGTGAAGATCACTACAACACCAGGACTCGCTCCAGGAGCCCAATACTCTTTTAAATTGTTATTGAAAGAAAGGATCAAAGACATG ATAAATGATGGAACCTTAAAGAAGGGTGAGAAAGCAAAAGTGAAAGTCAGTGGAGATGGGGCTAGAATGAGCAGGTTGACAAATTTCATCCTTGTCAGTTTCACGATTCTACAGCAAGGAGATACCATTTTGTCATCAAAAG GAAATCACACCATAGCAGTGGTGAATGGTCCTGAGTCTAGGCAGACCTTGGAAGAGTGCTTCTCTGAGGTATTCAGGGAAATAAATGAGGTCATCAGCGATGGATGCATCATTGTCGAACAGGAAAAGGTTGATGTGGAATTCTTCCTTGGAGGAGATTACAAG tttcTTTTACTTCTCATGGGCTTAAGTGCAGCAAATTCGACGTATGCCTGCTTGTGGTGTAAAGTGCACAAGAAAAAtag AGGTGATATGTCCAAGCCTGACAGTTTTTACAACACACCACCCATGCGCAGAACCACAGATGAGTTGAGGGAATTTGCCAACAAGAAAACTGGAGAGAACTACTGCTGCTGTCACGAGCCTCTCCTTAACATCCCACTAGACCACATCATTCCTGATGAATTGCATCTGATGCTAAGGGTCACAGATATTCTTCTTGAGAACTTGATTGAGGATGCAATGCAGTGGGATGATAAGGAGAGTTCTTTGTCtgggggaaaaaaaaaccttgcagAAAAATCCAGGCACGTAAAAAACCTGGTTAAGTCAATAAACAGCTGTGGTGTGACCTTCCATTTATGGGAGAAAAAAAATGCAGATGGAAAAGGAAGTGGCACTTGGGACTGGACCAGCCTGATGGGTGATGACCGCAAGAAATTGCTCAGAGAACTACCTCTCAAGTTGGTCATCCCTACTGACTGCATCCAACCAGAGACGTGCGAGAAGGTGGCACAACTGTGGAAG GATTTTGCTGATTTGTACTTTAATTTCATATCTTCATGGCAGCCATATACCACAGATGAGTACAGGAGAAAG GTGACAGTGTGGATCACAAAATTCACAGATCTCGGAAACATCAGAATAGGATACAGGAAAGAAAAAGTCACCTGTTACATGCATGCTGCTGCATATCATATCCCACAAATGGTGGAAAAGCACCAAAACATAAAGCAATTCAGTGGCCAAG GGGTGGAAAAGAATAATGACGATGCAAGGAGAATAATCCAGAGAAAAAGCAACCACTGTGATGACCCTGCTGAGATACTGCGCACAGAGTACCGCCTTGGTGCTTTACAACACAGGGAGAGACAGCATAGAAAGTACACGAAGCGGGCCTCTGAGTACTGGGAAGAGAGGATCAAAACAAAAAGAGGGAAGAAAAGAGGGATCAGCTACCAGAAGGAAACACCAGCCATTCAAGAATCAGTAGCCACATGTAGTTACAAGTCTCCTGGTACTATCACTCAAacaaaaaaggctaaaaaagcTACTggtaaaagaaaacagaaaaactctctgaacaaaaagaaaaaataa